The following are from one region of the Thermoproteales archaeon genome:
- a CDS encoding 2-oxoacid:acceptor oxidoreductase family protein, producing the protein MIEVRWHGRGGQGVVTSSELLARAVLREGKYVQHFPEFGPERRGAPVRAYTRISDDPIDIHYGVYEPDIVVVIDPTLLADIEILTTGLKDEGYLIMNTTKLSDKIIEIAKKKRLKVFTVDAHKIALEVFNRPLYNTPMLGALVKATGLASLDLVLEALGERFKGEILEKNKVAVTQAYKEVVKHEI; encoded by the coding sequence TTGATCGAAGTCAGATGGCATGGTCGAGGTGGGCAGGGAGTTGTTACATCAAGTGAACTCTTGGCACGCGCAGTTTTAAGAGAAGGCAAATACGTTCAGCATTTTCCTGAATTTGGTCCTGAGCGCAGAGGAGCTCCAGTAAGAGCTTATACGCGAATAAGCGACGATCCAATTGATATACATTATGGAGTTTATGAGCCGGATATAGTAGTCGTGATTGATCCTACTCTTCTAGCAGATATCGAAATATTAACAACTGGATTAAAGGATGAAGGTTATCTCATAATGAATACAACAAAGCTTTCTGATAAAATTATAGAAATTGCTAAAAAGAAAAGATTAAAAGTGTTTACCGTTGACGCCCATAAAATAGCATTAGAAGTATTTAATCGTCCTCTCTACAACACGCCCATGCTTGGAGCATTAGTTAAAGCAACGGGGCTGGCTTCTCTTGATTTAGTACTAGAAGCGTTAGGAGAACGATTTAAAGGTGAAATACTCGAAAAAAATAAAGTCGCAGTAACCCAGGCATATAAGGAGGTGGTTAAGCATGAAATATAA
- a CDS encoding 4Fe-4S binding protein, whose translation MKYKSWKEFPIGNVIPEPATSLEYKTGKWRTFKPVIDQEKCVKCLLCWVSCPEPAIIRHDDDTVAIDYDFCKGCGICANVCPVKAISMIPEEV comes from the coding sequence ATGAAATATAAGTCTTGGAAAGAATTTCCGATAGGAAATGTGATACCCGAACCAGCAACAAGCCTTGAATATAAAACCGGAAAATGGCGTACTTTTAAACCAGTAATAGATCAAGAAAAATGCGTAAAATGCTTATTATGCTGGGTGTCTTGCCCTGAACCAGCTATTATTAGACACGACGATGATACTGTAGCAATAGATTATGATTTTTGTAAGGGTTGTGGAATATGTGCAAACGTTTGTCCAGTCAAAGCTATTAGCATGATTCCGGAGGAGGTGTAA
- the porA gene encoding pyruvate ferredoxin oxidoreductase: MVKRIGMNGDTAVAYAVKQADVDVIAAYPITPQTIIVEKLSEYVNNGELNAAYVPVESEHSALSACVGASLAGARVFTATASQGLALMYEILYIASSLRTTIVMALGNRALSAPINIHCSHDDAYAARDAGWIQLFAENVQEAYDLTLQAFRISEDKNVLLPTIVNLDGFILTHSLEGVNVFEDEDIAKFLPPKEPIQPIEPENPITYGPLGLFDSYIEFKKQQAEAMKASYPHILQAFKEFEEFSGRSYKPIKTLGMEDAEIAIMVLGSTAGTVREVVRKMREKGEKVGTISLTLYRPFPEEELKKVLKGVKVLAVMDRSYSFGSPGAQLFMDVTATLINMKEKPLIFNVIYGLGGRDLVPNHVLSIIEKAKEYAELGEVSEKEIWIGVRE, from the coding sequence ATGGTTAAGAGAATTGGTATGAATGGAGATACGGCTGTTGCTTACGCGGTAAAACAAGCAGATGTTGATGTTATAGCAGCTTATCCTATAACACCACAAACAATTATCGTTGAAAAACTTAGTGAATATGTCAATAATGGAGAGTTAAATGCTGCATACGTTCCCGTGGAATCTGAGCACTCTGCATTATCGGCATGTGTTGGGGCTTCATTAGCAGGTGCTAGAGTATTCACAGCTACGGCTAGTCAAGGTCTTGCCTTAATGTACGAGATATTATATATTGCTTCATCTCTACGAACTACAATAGTTATGGCTTTAGGAAATAGAGCATTATCCGCGCCCATAAACATTCATTGCAGTCACGACGACGCATACGCTGCGCGCGACGCAGGATGGATACAACTTTTCGCAGAAAATGTTCAAGAGGCTTATGACCTAACATTGCAAGCATTTAGAATATCAGAAGACAAAAACGTACTCCTACCGACGATAGTAAATCTAGACGGCTTCATATTAACTCACTCACTTGAAGGAGTTAACGTGTTCGAGGATGAAGATATTGCCAAGTTTTTGCCTCCAAAAGAACCCATACAACCTATTGAACCCGAAAATCCTATCACATACGGGCCTCTAGGCCTCTTTGACTCTTACATAGAATTTAAAAAACAACAGGCGGAAGCAATGAAAGCCTCGTATCCTCACATATTACAGGCATTTAAAGAATTCGAAGAATTTAGCGGCCGAAGCTATAAGCCAATAAAAACATTGGGGATGGAAGATGCTGAAATAGCCATAATGGTTCTTGGATCAACTGCGGGTACCGTTAGAGAAGTTGTTAGGAAAATGCGTGAAAAAGGTGAAAAAGTTGGGACTATAAGCTTAACTCTGTATCGACCTTTCCCAGAGGAAGAGCTTAAAAAAGTGCTCAAAGGGGTGAAAGTGCTAGCCGTCATGGATAGATCTTACAGCTTTGGCAGCCCAGGAGCTCAATTGTTTATGGATGTTACAGCAACTTTGATAAACATGAAGGAAAAACCGTTAATATTCAATGTAATCTATGGACTTGGAGGCAGGGATTTAGTTCCTAACCACGTATTAAGCATAATTGAAAAAGCTAAAGAATACGCGGAATTGGGTGAAGTCTCTGAAAAAGAAATCTGGATTGGTGTGAGAGAATAA